The proteins below are encoded in one region of Acidithiobacillus ferrooxidans ATCC 23270:
- the leuC gene encoding 3-isopropylmalate dehydratase large subunit → MSAKTLYDKLWESHVVHTEQDGGVLLYIDRQLLHEVTSPQAFSGLRAAGRKAWRIDANIATADHNVPTTDRAAGIADATSRLQVDTLDRNCAEFGIEEFGMHDKRQGIVHVIAPEQGLTLPGMTVVCGDSHTATHGALGALAFGIGTTEVEHVLATQCLWARKSRSMRIWVEGELGNGVTAKDLVLAIIGRIGTAGGTGYAIEFAGPAVHALSVEGRMTLCNMAIEAGARSGMVGVDAVTIDYLRGRPYAPVGKIWDQAVAVWGELHSDPDAQFDAEIRLEATDVAPQVTWGTSPEMVVDISARVPDPALEKDPVRRKGWSDALAYMDLAAATPISSIALDKVFIGSCTNARIEDLRAAAAVARGHHKAASVKAVLVVPGSGLVKAQAEAEGLDRIFRDAGFEWREPGCSMCLAMNADRLEPGERCASTSNRNFEGRQGAGGRTHLVSPAMAAAAAIAGHFVDVRDWIMH, encoded by the coding sequence AAATTATGGGAAAGCCATGTGGTCCATACGGAGCAGGACGGCGGAGTGTTGCTCTATATCGACCGTCAATTGTTGCACGAAGTGACCAGCCCGCAGGCCTTTTCCGGGCTGCGGGCGGCGGGCCGCAAGGCGTGGCGCATTGATGCCAATATCGCAACGGCCGACCACAACGTGCCGACCACTGATCGCGCCGCAGGGATTGCCGACGCCACCTCGCGCTTGCAGGTGGATACCCTCGACCGGAACTGTGCGGAGTTTGGCATCGAAGAATTTGGTATGCACGATAAGCGTCAGGGCATTGTTCACGTCATTGCACCGGAACAGGGCCTGACCCTGCCGGGCATGACGGTGGTCTGTGGCGACTCCCACACGGCGACCCATGGGGCGTTGGGGGCGCTGGCCTTCGGGATCGGCACCACCGAAGTGGAGCACGTGCTGGCGACCCAGTGCCTGTGGGCGCGCAAATCCAGATCCATGCGCATCTGGGTGGAGGGTGAGCTGGGCAATGGGGTGACCGCGAAAGATCTGGTGCTGGCCATCATCGGGCGAATCGGCACGGCGGGTGGCACTGGCTACGCCATCGAGTTTGCCGGACCTGCGGTGCATGCGCTGTCGGTTGAAGGCCGTATGACCCTGTGCAATATGGCCATTGAAGCGGGTGCGCGCTCGGGCATGGTGGGTGTGGATGCCGTCACCATCGATTATCTCCGTGGCCGCCCCTATGCCCCGGTCGGCAAGATCTGGGATCAGGCGGTTGCGGTCTGGGGCGAACTCCACAGCGACCCTGATGCGCAGTTTGACGCAGAGATTCGTCTGGAGGCCACGGATGTGGCCCCCCAGGTCACCTGGGGCACCAGCCCGGAGATGGTGGTGGATATTTCTGCGCGGGTCCCCGATCCTGCACTGGAAAAGGACCCGGTGCGGCGCAAGGGCTGGAGTGATGCACTGGCTTACATGGATCTGGCGGCCGCAACACCCATTTCTTCGATAGCGCTGGACAAGGTATTCATCGGCTCCTGCACCAATGCCCGCATTGAAGACTTGCGGGCGGCGGCGGCGGTTGCCAGAGGCCATCACAAGGCTGCGTCGGTCAAGGCGGTGCTGGTAGTGCCGGGCTCCGGTCTGGTCAAGGCGCAGGCGGAAGCCGAAGGCCTGGACCGCATCTTCCGGGATGCCGGTTTTGAATGGCGGGAGCCAGGCTGCTCCATGTGTCTGGCCATGAACGCCGACCGCCTGGAGCCGGGGGAGCGTTGCGCGAGCACCAGTAATCGCAATTTTGAAGGGCGTCAGGGCGCTGGAGGACGGACCCACCTGGTGAGCCCCGCCATGGCCGCAGCGGCTGCCATTGCCGGCCATTTTGTGGATGTGCGTGACTGGATCATGCACTAA
- the leuD gene encoding 3-isopropylmalate dehydratase small subunit has product MEAFTVVEAVVAPLDRPNVDTDAIIPKQFLKTIERKGLGKHLFDAWRYLERDGKQVNNPDFVLNQPAYAGAQILLARENFGCGSSREHAPWALADYGFRAVIAPSFADIFANNCVQNGILLVRLPMDVVDHLFHEVAANPGYRLRIDLPAQEVQTMGDSRYAFPMDAGHKHKLMHGLDDIQLTLQRDNAIRVYEARRRQTAPWLFRD; this is encoded by the coding sequence ATGGAAGCCTTTACCGTAGTAGAAGCGGTGGTTGCGCCGCTGGATCGTCCCAACGTGGACACCGATGCAATTATCCCCAAGCAATTCCTCAAGACCATCGAGCGCAAGGGGCTGGGTAAACACCTCTTTGACGCCTGGCGTTATCTGGAACGGGATGGAAAGCAGGTAAACAACCCGGATTTCGTGCTCAATCAGCCCGCCTATGCGGGTGCACAGATCCTGTTGGCTCGGGAGAACTTCGGCTGTGGTTCCAGCCGTGAACATGCACCCTGGGCCTTGGCGGATTACGGCTTTCGGGCAGTGATTGCCCCGAGTTTCGCCGATATTTTCGCCAATAATTGCGTACAGAATGGCATCCTGCTGGTACGCTTGCCCATGGATGTGGTGGATCATCTCTTCCATGAAGTGGCGGCGAACCCCGGCTACCGTCTGCGCATCGACCTGCCCGCACAGGAGGTACAGACCATGGGCGATAGCCGCTACGCCTTCCCCATGGATGCGGGCCACAAGCATAAACTGATGCACGGTCTGGATGACATTCAGCTCACTCTGCAGCGGGACAACGCTATCCGGGTCTATGAGGCACGGCGACGGCAAACGGCACCTTGGTTATTTCGCGATTGA
- the pdxH gene encoding pyridoxamine 5'-phosphate oxidase, which translates to MEGEIDHRSTRRDYVHSELHRKDLNPDPFHQFSDWLAAAIAAHNFDATAMALATSDAEGHPDVRIVLLKHFDESGLCWYTDQRSPMGRQLAANPQAAVVFYWPENDRQVRVDGTVEKLSDVEADAYFQQRPEGSRFAAAASEQSQPIASRAALEQRVAALRARYPAGDVPRNPAWGGYRLQPEHFEFWQGRRSRLHDRFRYSRPADTGGAWVIQRLMP; encoded by the coding sequence ATGGAAGGCGAAATAGATCACCGCAGTACCCGCCGAGACTATGTGCACAGCGAACTGCATCGCAAGGATCTGAATCCCGATCCGTTTCATCAGTTTTCCGACTGGCTGGCGGCAGCGATCGCGGCACACAACTTTGATGCGACAGCCATGGCACTGGCGACAAGCGACGCGGAGGGGCATCCTGACGTGCGAATCGTGCTTCTCAAGCATTTTGATGAAAGCGGTCTGTGCTGGTACACCGATCAGCGCAGCCCCATGGGACGGCAACTGGCGGCCAACCCGCAGGCAGCCGTAGTATTTTACTGGCCGGAAAATGACCGGCAGGTGCGGGTGGACGGCACCGTCGAAAAACTCAGCGATGTCGAGGCGGATGCCTATTTTCAGCAACGTCCCGAAGGCAGCCGCTTTGCCGCTGCCGCTTCCGAGCAGAGTCAGCCCATCGCCAGTCGCGCTGCACTGGAGCAGCGCGTAGCGGCCTTACGGGCCCGTTATCCCGCCGGGGACGTCCCGCGCAACCCCGCCTGGGGCGGCTACCGTCTGCAGCCGGAACACTTCGAGTTCTGGCAGGGACGCCGCAGCCGGTTGCACGACCGTTTCCGTTACAGCCGCCCGGCCGACACCGGCGGCGCGTGGGTGATTCAGCGGCTGATGCCCTGA
- the rpiA gene encoding ribose-5-phosphate isomerase RpiA yields MNTDALKKMAAEAALRYIQPGMVVGVGTGSTTNFFIEALGAAKIHVDGYVASSIATENRLKAQGLNVLELNATGDIPVYIDGADEADPHFRLIKGGGGALTREKIVASAARLFVCIADDSKDRPMLGKFPLPVEVIPFARSFVARQLVKIGGSPTLRSGITTDNGNVILDVTGLDFSDPLRMEETINAIPGVLDNGIFAHRRADVMLFGSAGGVIERKA; encoded by the coding sequence ATGAATACTGACGCACTCAAAAAAATGGCGGCCGAAGCCGCTCTGCGCTATATCCAGCCCGGCATGGTCGTCGGGGTGGGCACTGGCTCCACCACCAACTTCTTCATCGAAGCATTGGGCGCTGCCAAGATTCATGTGGACGGCTACGTCGCGTCCAGCATCGCTACCGAAAACCGCCTCAAGGCACAGGGCCTCAATGTGCTCGAACTGAATGCCACGGGCGATATTCCGGTCTATATTGACGGCGCTGACGAGGCCGACCCGCATTTCCGCCTCATCAAGGGCGGCGGCGGTGCCCTTACCCGCGAAAAGATCGTCGCCAGTGCCGCCCGACTGTTCGTGTGTATTGCGGATGACAGCAAGGATAGACCCATGCTCGGCAAATTCCCCCTCCCTGTGGAAGTGATTCCTTTTGCCCGCAGCTTTGTCGCCCGGCAACTGGTGAAGATCGGTGGCAGCCCCACCCTGCGCAGCGGTATCACCACGGACAACGGCAATGTCATCCTCGACGTCACCGGACTCGATTTCTCCGATCCGTTGCGGATGGAAGAAACCATCAATGCGATCCCGGGGGTGCTGGATAATGGCATCTTTGCCCATCGGCGTGCGGATGTGATGCTGTTTGGCAGCGCGGGCGGCGTCATCGAACGCAAGGCATAA